A window of the Flavobacterium sangjuense genome harbors these coding sequences:
- a CDS encoding UDP-N-acetylglucosamine--N-acetylmuramyl-(pentapeptide) pyrophosphoryl-undecaprenol N-acetylglucosamine transferase: MENSKKNILVAPLNWGLGHATRCIPIIRELEKNGFTPILASDGVALQLLQKEFPHLQSLELPSYEIEYAKNGADFKWKLIKNSPKMIEAIFAEKKLVKKWITEYDIQGIISDNRLGVYSKKIPSVFMTHQLNVLSGKTTWISSKLHQHFIKKFTECWIPDIKENPNLTGKLGHLKNSSLNLKYLGPLSRLEKKDLPIKYDLMVMLSGPEPQRTFLEEKLIKEIQSFDGKVLFIKGKIESVQKTTQDGNVTYYNFMTSSEIETAFNESETVLCRSGYTTVMDLAKLQKRAFFIPTPGQFEQEYLAKRLKRNGFIPYAKQDDFIIENLLEVTLYGGLPQLKKEIDWKQLLVLFERE, encoded by the coding sequence GTCACGCTACACGCTGTATTCCGATTATTCGTGAGTTAGAGAAAAATGGTTTTACACCAATTTTGGCTTCCGATGGCGTGGCTTTGCAGCTGCTTCAAAAGGAATTTCCGCATTTACAATCGTTGGAATTGCCTTCTTATGAAATTGAGTATGCCAAAAATGGCGCCGATTTCAAATGGAAACTGATTAAGAACAGTCCAAAAATGATCGAAGCGATTTTTGCCGAAAAAAAACTGGTCAAAAAATGGATTACCGAATATGATATCCAAGGCATTATTTCCGACAATCGTTTGGGCGTTTACAGCAAAAAGATTCCAAGTGTTTTTATGACACATCAACTGAATGTTTTGTCGGGAAAAACGACCTGGATTTCGAGCAAACTGCACCAACATTTTATCAAAAAATTTACAGAATGCTGGATTCCGGATATAAAAGAAAACCCTAACCTGACCGGAAAACTTGGACATTTAAAAAACAGTTCGCTAAATCTGAAATATCTTGGTCCGTTGAGCCGATTGGAGAAAAAGGATTTGCCAATTAAATACGATTTGATGGTTATGCTTTCCGGACCGGAACCACAGCGGACTTTTTTGGAAGAAAAACTCATCAAGGAAATTCAATCATTTGACGGAAAAGTACTTTTCATCAAAGGAAAAATTGAATCTGTACAAAAAACAACCCAAGACGGAAATGTGACGTATTACAATTTTATGACTTCTTCAGAAATCGAAACCGCTTTTAACGAAAGTGAAACGGTACTTTGTCGTTCGGGTTATACTACAGTTATGGATTTGGCAAAGCTGCAGAAGAGGGCTTTTTTTATACCAACGCCGGGACAATTTGAGCAAGAATATCTGGCAAAAAGATTAAAGCGAAATGGCTTTATTCCTTATGCGAAACAAGATGATTTTATAATAGAAAATTTACTGGAAGTTACCTTATACGGAGGTTTGCCGCAACTTAAAAAGGAAATCGACTGGAAACAATTATTGGTGCTTTTCGAGCGTGAATGA